DNA from Balneolaceae bacterium:
CCAGCTTGGTGAGCACCAGTCCGGTGATATCCACAAAATCGGTGAAGGCCCGGGCTTGCTGCATGGCGTTCTGCCCGGTGGAGGCGTCCAGCACCAGCAGCACTTCGTGGGGTGCGCCTTCCACCACCTTGCCCATCACCCGCTTGATCTTGGCCAGCTCGTCCATGAGTGACTTCTTGTTGTGCAGGCGTCCGGCGGTATCCACAATGGCCACGTCGGCCTCGCGCGACCGGGCGGCGGCTACCGAGTCGTAGGCGACGGCGGCGGGGTCGGCGTTCTGTCCCTGCTCGATGAGAGGCACGCCTGCGCGCTCGCTCCAGATACGCAGCTGGTCCACCGCTGCGGCGCGAAAGGTATCGGCGGCACCCAGCATCACCTTCTTGCCGGCTGCACTGTAGAGGTGGGCGAGCTTGCCGATGGTAGTGGTCTTGCCCACCCCGTTTACGCCCACCACCATAATCACGTGAGGCGTGGAAGGGAAATCGGCGTCGAAGGCCGCAGGCATATCGGTGGACTGCTCCCTGAGCAGGGCAATGATCTCCTCACGCAGGATGCGCTGGAGCTCCCCGCTGCCGGTGTATTTGTCGCGTGCCACACGCGCCTCTATGCGGTCGATGATCTGCACCGTGGTGTTCACGCCCACATCGGAGGTGATCAGCACCTCCTCGAGCTCGTCCAGTACAGCCGCGTCGACGGTGTCCTTGCCGGCGATGGCGCGTCCCAGCTTCTCCAGCAGGCCGGTACGGCTTTTTTCGGTGCCCTTATCCACTTTTTCCTTTTTGCGAAGGCCTATTTTCTCAAGCAGTCCCATACGGTGCGGTTCGGTTAATTGAAAGAGGCGCCCTCCATGAGCTCTCGGAATCGGTGAAAATAATCAATGAAGGAGAAAATCATAAGTGCGACGGCCGATCCCATGAAGAAAAGCTGCACGGTGGTTATCTCTGGCAGGAAGACGGCGCTCAGCCAGTAGGCGGCCAGGGCGTTGACGCTTACCTTGCCCGAAATGACTGCCATGGGCAGCTTGTTGCGATGCCTGCGAATCCACAGTGAGCCCGTCATAATGAGGGCGTCACGGACCACTACCGCCCCGAAAAACCACGCGGGGATGATGCCTGCCCATGTCGTATAGGCGAAAAGTACGAAGGCGCAGGTCTTGTCGGCTATGGGGTCCAGGGCCTTGCCCAGTTCGGAGACGGTGCCGGTACGGCGGGCCAGCCACCCGTCCAGGTAGTCCGAGAGTATGCCGTAGATCACCAGTGCAACCAACAGGGTATCGACCTCCCCGCCCGAGCTGTGATAGAGCCAGAGGATGGGGAAGGAGATCAGGAAGCGGGAGAAGGAGACCAGGTTGGACCAGGTGAAGATCCGATGGCTTACAGGCACCCCGTCAGCCGCCGAACCGCCGTATTCGGGTCCCGGCGCGGCGCCTATCATGTGATGATCCCCTCTTCCACCGCCAGCTCGTACAGCGAACGGTGCAGGTCGGCGTCGGCAATGTCGCCGCGGTGGATAAGTTCCTCCACCTCGTCTCCGCGCAACAGCAGGATGCAGCCCTCGGCGTCGAGAACCTCGTCGAACTTGCGGGGATCGGCATTGGAGAGCCGCTCCAGGTCGATGCCTTCGGGGCTTTTTTTCAGGTTGACCAGGCAGTAGAAGTTGTCGCTTTCCTCTTCTCCGAATCCGAAGATTTCCAGTTTGGTGTCGTCTTTGTCGAGCATCGGTTGTTATGCCTTGATGGGTGCTATGCCTTGTGCCGCTCCAGGAAGTCACGCGCCTTCACCAGCTCCACCACCTCGTCGCTTTCACGGTCGATGACGGCTACCTGGAAGAGGCTGATGATGGCCTGCTCCTCGATGCATGAAAGCGCTTCCTCCACGCTGCCGCATGCCATCTGCTCGCTGACCAGGTCGTTCACGCCTTTGACCACGTAGCGGAAAGATCGTCGGCCCGGCGGTGAGGAGTGTCCCCTGGAAGCGGGCCCGTCGAAGTAGTCGCGTAGGGCCTCTTCGGTGACGTACCACTGTACGCCCAGCTTGCGTCCCCGGATGCGTCCCTCGCGCAGATAGGCGCGGATGGTCATCTTGCTGAGATCCAGCCGCTCGTGGAGGTCATCCACCGAATACAAGGTCAGATTTCCGACCTGTTTGGGCATATCGTGCACAGGCTCTGGATTAACGGGCCGCATCCGACCCTGTTTCCGGGAAACACAAAGTTAACAATAAGTACCTATTGAATGCAATTTACTTGTTGTTACTTATACATTACTTGGGTATTGACTGCCCATTGCCGGTTTTTCTTGTTTCGTATGGGCTGCGCGCCGTATATTGTAAACAGTTGATTGAAAAAGGGCTCCGTGAAGACGGGGCCTTTGCTGTTTCAGGCCCCTCTTTCGGTATCCCTTCATCCTCCCCCCCGAATTGCCTACCTTCACTTGCTGAAGCCGTCTCCGAACAACGGAGGCGGAATGTGATACCGGAAGTAGTTCGCCACGGCCATGTTCAAGGAGATATACCGTTTTCTGCGTCACGTACGCATGGGCTATCTGCTTTTCACCTCCCTGCTGGTGCTGGGCGTGGTATTCGGCGGTTCGGAAATCGTCTATCAGGTCTTCCTGGACGACACCTCCCCGGATACGTTGCGCTGGCTTTATTTCAGCCGCGGCGTGGTGGCCTCCCTCACCCTGATGGTGTGGGCGGCGTGGACCGTATACAGTTACCGGGAGCTCTACGAGGAGGAGCTGGCCTCCACCGAGAGCCGCTACCGGGACATTATCGAGCATTCGGCCGACGCTATTCTCTCCCTGGACGACGACGGGCGCATCAACAGCTGGAACCAGGGGGCCAGGGAGATCTTCGGATGGACTCGGGAGGAGATGATCGGACGGCCCGTTACCACCATGGTACCGGAGGATCTGATCGAGAAGCGCGAGATGGAGTGCATCGCATTCGGCATGCGCTACCGCGGCTACGTACGCAACTACGAGACTGAGCGTCTGAACAGGGAGGGTAAACGCGTGCTGGTAAACCTCACCGAATCCTTTATACGCGACCGTAAGGGGGAGATCGTCGGACGTTCGCAGATATTGCGCGACCTGACCGAGCTCAAGATCAAAGAGCAGCAGATCCAGCATTCCGAGCGGCTGGCTACGGTGGGACACATGGCCGCGGGAGTGGCCCACGAAGTGGGCAACCCGCTGACCGCCATCTCCTCGCTGGTGCAGCTCTGCCAGCGGAAAACCCAGGAGCCCTTCGTGCAGGAACAGCTGGCCAAGGTGCGTTCGCATATCCAGCGCATCACCAAGATCGTGCGCGACCTGGTTGACTTTTCGCGCCCCTCCTCCCTGGAAGCCCGAAGGGTTCAGGTGAACACCCTCATCGAGTCGTCAGTGGGACTGATGCGGCACGATGCCCGGTGCCGAGATGTGGATTTTGAACTGGATCTCTCCCCGGAACTCCCTCCTATCATCTGCGTGCCGGACCAGCTCCAACAGGTCTTCGTCAATCTGCTGCTGAACGCCGTTGACGCCATGGAGGGGAGAGAGGAACCGCGCGTGGAAATCGCCACCCGTGTCACCGAAGACCATATCGAGCTTTCCGTTCGCGACAATGGGAAGGGCATCCCGGAAGAGCAGCAGCCGCGTATTTTTGAACCCTTTTTCACCACCAAGGAGGTGGGACGCGGCACGGGCTTGGGTTTATCGGTGAGCCATGGTATCATCACCAGGATGGACGGAGCCATTGTGGTGGACTCCACGCCGGGGGAGGGCGCCCTTTTCACCATCAGACTGCCAATCAACGACACGCAGCATGAACCGACGGATACTCATAGCGGATGACGAGACCGAGATCCGGGAGAGTCTCTCCCTGCTGCTGGAGGAGGAGGGCTACCGCTGCACCACGGCCGCCGACGGTACAGAGGCCAAGAAGGCAATTGACGAGCATTCCTTCGACATTCTCATCTGCGATCTAAAGATGCCCGGGGCCGGCGGCATCGAGGTGCTGGAATACCTTATCACCCACGCCTCGGAGACCCTCGCCATCATCATCACCGCCCATGCCACGGTCGATACCGCTATCCAGGCTCTTCGGAAAGGAGCTTCCGACTACATTCTCAAGCCTCTTGATTTTGAGGAGGTGCTGATCCGCATCCGCAACCTGCTGCAGCAGCGCGACCTGCTGCAGCAGAACAAGTACCTGCGCGAGCAGATCGACCAGGAGTATAATTTCAACCATATCATCGGTGAAAGCGAGGCCATGAAAAAGGTGTACCGCATGGTGGAGCGCGTCAGCGGCGCCACCACCAACGTGCTGGTCACCGGACCCAGCGGCACCGGCAAGGAGCTGGTGGCGCGTGCCATCCACTTTCACGGGCCCCGTTCCGGACAGCCCTTTATCGCCATCAACTGCGGCGCCATTCCGGAAAACCTGGTGGAATCGGAGCTATTCGGACACATGAAAGGGGCTTTCACCGGGGCTGAATCCGACAAGGAGGGCGTTTTCCAGGTGGCCCACCGGGGGACGGTGTTCCTGGACGAGGTGGCCGAAATCCCCCTTAACCTGCAGGTCAACCTGCTGCGGGTCATCCAGGAGAGGGAAGTGAAACCGGTGGGCTCTAACCATCCCGTTTCCTTCGACGCGCGCATTATAGCCGCTACCAACCGCAACCTGCAGAAGGAGGTGGATGAGGGACGCTTCCGCGAGGACCTCTACTACCGGCTTAATGTGGTGGAAATCCCGCTTCCGACCCTCTCAGAACGCCAGGAGGATATTCCCCTGCTGGCGCACCATTTTCTGAAAAAGTATTCCGACGAGCTCAAGCGGGACATCAAAGGTATCGACAGCCGCGCCATGGGGGCGCTTATATCGCACGCATGGCGGGGACAGGTGCGGGAGCTGGAGAACATCATCGAGCGGGCGGTACTGCTGGGAGAGGGCGACTACATCGGTCTGGAGGATCTTCCCCGCTCGCTGCGTGAAAGTGAGGATGGGGCGGAACAGGTGGACGAGGCCTCCCTGGACCAGGCGGTTCAGGCTTTTGAGAAGCACCATATTCAGCGCGTGCTCAACCGCACCGGCGGCAACAAGTCGGAGGCGGCGCGCCTGCTCGAGATTGATCCCTCCACCCTCTACCGGAAAATGGAGCGGATGGGGCTCTAGCCCTCCCCTTCACGCAGGCGGACCGTCAGGTTGAAGTGGACTGTCAGGCGTTTGTCGGCGCGGATGAGTCCCATTAATGCCGAAGGCGGGGTGATCCCGAAGGTATCCATGTGCAACTCACGGGAGCCCTTCACGCGGAAGCGGTTCTCATCGAGCTGCAGGCCGCGGACCGTGGTCTCGGTGGTGTCGCTCATGCCCGCGATGGTAAGCACCCCGCGGGCTCGAATGGAAAACCAGGTGCCCTCGCCCTCCCCGGCCGGAGATTCCGTCCCGACGCTCAGCGTATCGGCCACATCTGCCTCCAGCAACCGGTAGCGAATGAGTGGGAACCGCTCGGACTTGAGGGCTTCGTACATATCGCGGTTCATGGCCTTCTTGCCACATTGCAGGGTGCGTACGGGAACGCTGACCGTGATCTCTACGTCTTCTTCCCCGCCGGCGCCTTCCTGCAGGTTCACGGTGGCTTCGCCCGAGAGCCGCTGCGCGCGGCAGGTGTAGTCCACCACGCTGGCCGACCCTTCGATCCAGACGGCGCCACCCTCTTCAATCTCGATATTCCCCGACGCACCAAGCCCTGACTGTTGCGCGTGAACAGGCAGGGCGTATGCGAGTGCCGGGATCAGAAGGGCCAGGAGCAGTCTCCGGGTCCATTGCCTCTCCCGCGGATGGTCGGGTTGGCGGGACATGGCGCCTATCCGTTGCTGACGCGCAGGTTGAAGGTGATGGTGACCTCTTCGCCGCTGCGTATGGTACCCAGCATGGCGGTGGGAGGACTCACCTCGAAGTCATTCATGTTCATGGTGTAGCTGCCTTCGAAGAGCCAGCCGTTCGCGTTTTGCTGTCCGCTCACCTGGAGGGTGACCGAGCGGGTTACGCCTGCTATTTGCAGGTCGCCGGTCACGTCCATCGTAACGGTGTTGCCGGAACCTCCGGTTTGCGCCGCATCCGTCAGGGTGAAACGGATCTGCGGGTGGTCGCCCCTCTTGAGGGCGTCGTAGATTTTACGGTTCATGGCTCCCTTGCCGCTTTCAATGGATGTGACGGGTACGGCAAAAGAGAGGCTGGTCACAGGCACCTCCGCGGCAGGATCCAGCGCCAGGGAGCCGTTTACCTCCTGTACCTCGCACTCCCAGTCATGGATGGTGGAGGTCCCGGAAATCTTCATCCAGCTCGATTCGCCGGATACCAGGTTGCGGTTCTGGGCCTCTGCGGAGGAGGCTATGGCTGTCATGAAGGCGATAAAGAAAAGGATGATGTTTTTCATAGGGGGACTCGGTTCATTCATGGATGCTTTGTCCCATGTACGTGCAATCTCCGTTCCAAACATCGCAATTATGACAATAAATATGCAATGTCCCCGGCCATAGACCTTAAATAGCCCGGACGGTGCTCTGGGAGGGTGATTGGCGAATAGACTATTTCAGGATAGGGCCGGCCCCGTCGCACCTTTCGTGCAGATACGCAAGCGGGCGGGCGTCCGGGTCGTGCAGAGGTGCAAGACCCGTCCCGGTGTGCAGGCGGCATACCCGCCGCCGCAGGCCGCAGACCTCTTTTTCCGGTTGCCGCACACTTTGGTACTCTCCTTGCATATAGTGGGGTGGAACCCGCGCTCCTTGCGGGACAACGCCATTCCAATTTTGAACTGTGATCATCAACCCACGCGCCATACTGATCGTCGAAAAGGAGCCCGTCATGCGGGAATCCCTATCGCTGATCCTGGAAGACGAAGGCTACCGCAGCCTGCCTGCGGCGGACGCCGGCGAGGCGATGGAGCATCTCGACCGCGAGCAGGTAGACCTGGTACTTCTTGACCTGGCGACGGGTCATGCGTGCCCGGAATCCCTGTTCCGGAAACTGCGCCGCCGGCGCCCGGAACTGCCTGTACTCCTGGTCAGCCAGTACGACGACCATGAGGTCCTGGTTCCGCTGATGCGTATGGGCGCCGCAGGTTACCTCTTCAAGCCCCTTGACTTCGAAGAGCTCATTGATCTCCTTCCCTCCTACCTGGCGCGCTAAATCTTCCCCTGCCTCTGCAACCCCTTCATCATCCCAAAGCTAAAGACCGCCCATAAACTTTAATATTAAATATTCATTGTTATACTATAGCCGAACCAGGAATAACGGAAGATCTGTATTTCCTATGAAGGTACTAACGAGCACCGTGGCACGCGTACTCTTTGCCCTGCCTTTTGGGGTTTTCGGCATTAACCATCTGATGAACGCGGGCAGCATGGCCGGCTATGTGCCCATTCCCGGCGGCGCCTTCTGGGTCTACCTGACGGGCGTCGCCCACCTGCTGGCCTGCGCCGCACTTCTGGTCCGTCAGAAGGTGCGCCTGGCCGGGCTTCTGCTGGGACTGATGCTGCTTATCTTCGCCCTCTCCATCCATCTTCCGGCGGTCATAGGCGGTAACATGGGCTCCCTGCCCAGTCTGCTCAAGGACCTGTCCCTGGCGGGTGCAGCCTGGATTTATGGCGGGACAGGCATCTGAGATGAAAGGAATACCGTCTTCTTCCGATGAGTAAGCCCTTACACTGAATGTACTTGACTCGGGCCTGCCGGCCACCGCACCGGCGGGCCTATTTTATATAGATGAGGCCTTCACAGATACAGCTGAAGCGGAGGTTTCGGAGGGTGGTGGGAATAAAAAAAAGGTGCCGCATGTTCAGATGCGGCACCTTTGATTATTCGAACGTTGGGATGGTGGTTACCTCCCAGGATGCGTTGCTCTAGAAGCTGATGACGGCTTCCATCATGATTCCGTTAAACTCGGCGCCGTCGTACTTGCTGCCGGACATGAAGCCGTTCCACTCCTGGCTGACGTACTCGACCTTGGCCAATACGTTTTTGGTCAGGAACCAGCCGCCCCCGATGTTATAGCGGGTGATGTCGAAGGAGCCGTCGGTCATGTTCTCGCCTTCAACCATGTTCCAGCGGAAGCCCAGGTAGACGTCTTCGGCGGAGCCGAAGCGGTAGAGCAGTTCTGCGCCGTACTGGTTGTATGAGCGGCTGTCTGATTCGGTGTTTGATTTACCGGTGGCGTTCTCGTAAAGCCCGTAGAACTCCAGTCCCCCGTACTTCACGAAGGGATTGACCATGACGGAGGTCATTTCGCCGTAGCCCGCAGGATCCGTGCGGCCGGGAGTGAAGCTGGGCGCGAAGCGTCCGCTTCGGAATCCGTCGTCCAGCACGTTGTAGTAGCGCGATCCCGCGCGGTCGCCCGAGTAGAGGTAGATGGAGGGCGACTGTCCCGTAGTATAAACCGAGCCGCTCAGGCGAAAACGGAAATCGTCGCTGAACTGGTTGTCGTAGGCCAGTTTGCCCAACACGGAGGCGTGGGTCTTGTACGTGCCCTCCAGGGTGCTCTGGTTGAGCTTGCCGTTGGTCAGCCCGAACATGGCCATCCAGGGACCGTCGTAGTAGTAGAGCTCCCCGCCCACCTCGGTGGTGAAGGAGTCCATGATGTAGTTGCCCACAAAGGGGTTGTGGATGGCCGACCCGTTGTCGGAGCGGCGGAAGTGGTTGTCGCCGTAGTTGTTCTCCATGTGGCCGATCTTGATGCGCACGTGGTCCATGACGCCGGAGAGCAGACCCTCCTGAATGAAGTCCAGGCGGTCGACCTGCATGTATCCGCTCTTGACATAGGCCTCGGTGTGGTGCTGTGAGGTCAGGTAGGTGCGCAGGTGCATGCGGAGCCCCTCGCCCAGGGCCACGTCCAGGTCAAGGTTGGAGGTGGCCAGGTTGAAGTTCGACTCCAATCCGGGAAGCGTGCCGAGCATGTTGTCGTGACGCAGTCCCTGGAACTGCAGGGCGTTGGAACCGCCTATGCGAACTACGACTCCGTCGAAGCCGATATTGGTCGTGAAGGGTGCCTCAAATTCGTTGAGTCCCCGCTGGTCGGGGGCGGTGAAGTATTGGAGATCCCGGTCGAAAACTTGACCGAAAGCACTTCCCGCCGTCACGAAGAGGGCCAGAAGCAGCGTTGAGATGATTGGTTTGAGAAGTTTCATGATGAAGCCTCGTGGTTTTTGGTTTGAATAATGGGATGTGACTGTTTCGTCAAGTTCGTTTCGCATCCTCCTGCCCGGTGTGGCCGGGTGGGTTTCATGCATGTGAGATACAAGGACCGTACCAAAGTTCTGTCCGCATGCCATATCTGCGAGAAAGTTGCGTCATCCTGGCCCAAGGCGCTCTAACCGGGGAAGTTATTATTAAAAATGACCAAATAAAGGCGCCGATTCAAGCGAAGGGCTGTAATAGCCGCGGCTGGTACTTCAGCCGCCTATGCAGGCGTGCAAGAAGGTCTGCAGGCCAATCGTGCAGGACTGCAAGAAGGATAAGAGCGGATCTCGGGAAGTCGCCGTCAGGCCGACTCCACCGCCGGCTTGCCGCGCTGCAAGATGGAGGGCATCAGTGCCCGCGCCTTCCGGAGCAGCCCGTCTGTGGTAATGTAGACCACCGGGATGAAGACCAGGGTCACCAGCGTGGATGCCGTAAGCCCTCCGATCACTACGCGCGCCAGGGCCGCCTGTATCTCCGCGCCGGCGCCCAGGCCGAAGGAGAGGGGCAGCAGTCCCAGCACGGTGGTAAGAGTGGTCATCAGGATGGGACGCAGGCGCAGGCGCCCGCTTACGATTACCGCCTCCCGCACGCCCATGCCGCGCTCGCGACGCATCAGATTGATGTAGTCGATCAGAACGATGGCGTTGTTGACCACGATACCGATGAGCATTACGATGCCCATCAGGCTCTGCATGTTGAGAGTAGTGCCGGTGAGCAGCAGGACGGGCACCACGCCTATGATGGCCAAAGGCACGGCGAACATGACGATAAGCGGGTCAAAGAAGCGTTCGAACTGGGCCGCCATCACCATGTAGATCAGCACCAGGGCCATGAGCACCGAAAGCTGGAAGTCGGCCGCGGCCTTCTCCTGCTCCTCGTACTCCCCTCCGTAGACGATGGAGAAGCCCTCGGGCAGCTCCAATGCGCCCAGCCTGGCCTGTATCTTCTCCACGGCCGTGCCCAGGGGCACGCCGCTCTCCAGGTTGGCGGTGATGAAGGAGACGCGCTGGCTGTTGATGCGGCTGATGGCCGTCGGCCCGCGGCCCATCTCCTGGGTTACTACGGCCGAGACGGGCAGAACCTGTCCATCGGGCGTGCGGATAGAGATATTCTCCAGGTCGGTGGCGCTTAGCCGGTCCTGCGGCTGCAGGCGTACATTGATGGGGTATTCGTCGCCGGCCATGCGGTAGACACCTGCCCGGCTGCCCCCGATATTGGTCTGGATGACCCGCGCCACGTCGTTTACCGAGAGACCCAGATCGGCGATTTTCTCACGATCAAAAATGAGGTTCTGCTCCGGGCGCCCCTCGCGGCGATCGATGCGTACGCCGGATACCTCGGGAATTTCCTCCATAAGCAGGCGTATCTGCTGGGAGATACGTGCGGCCTGTTCCAGGTTGTAGCCCCGGAGCTGCACTTCCACCGCCTCGCCCCCGCCCGATCCGAAAAGCCGGCGAAGGATCCAGAGTCCCGACTGCGCACTCACGCGTATGTCGCCGCCTGGGATGAGCCCCTGCAGGTTTTCGCGCAGTTCGTCGGCGATGGCTGAGGTGCTGCGCGAG
Protein-coding regions in this window:
- the ftsY gene encoding signal recognition particle-docking protein FtsY is translated as MGLLEKIGLRKKEKVDKGTEKSRTGLLEKLGRAIAGKDTVDAAVLDELEEVLITSDVGVNTTVQIIDRIEARVARDKYTGSGELQRILREEIIALLREQSTDMPAAFDADFPSTPHVIMVVGVNGVGKTTTIGKLAHLYSAAGKKVMLGAADTFRAAAVDQLRIWSERAGVPLIEQGQNADPAAVAYDSVAAARSREADVAIVDTAGRLHNKKSLMDELAKIKRVMGKVVEGAPHEVLLVLDASTGQNAMQQARAFTDFVDITGLVLTKLDGTAKGGIVIGVSNELEVPVKYIGVGEQLEDLQIFDRELFVNSLFGEHEPG
- a CDS encoding CDP-alcohol phosphatidyltransferase family protein codes for the protein MIGAAPGPEYGGSAADGVPVSHRIFTWSNLVSFSRFLISFPILWLYHSSGGEVDTLLVALVIYGILSDYLDGWLARRTGTVSELGKALDPIADKTCAFVLFAYTTWAGIIPAWFFGAVVVRDALIMTGSLWIRRHRNKLPMAVISGKVSVNALAAYWLSAVFLPEITTVQLFFMGSAVALMIFSFIDYFHRFRELMEGASFN
- a CDS encoding helix-turn-helix domain-containing protein; translated protein: MPKQVGNLTLYSVDDLHERLDLSKMTIRAYLREGRIRGRKLGVQWYVTEEALRDYFDGPASRGHSSPPGRRSFRYVVKGVNDLVSEQMACGSVEEALSCIEEQAIISLFQVAVIDRESDEVVELVKARDFLERHKA
- a CDS encoding PAS domain S-box protein; the protein is MFKEIYRFLRHVRMGYLLFTSLLVLGVVFGGSEIVYQVFLDDTSPDTLRWLYFSRGVVASLTLMVWAAWTVYSYRELYEEELASTESRYRDIIEHSADAILSLDDDGRINSWNQGAREIFGWTREEMIGRPVTTMVPEDLIEKREMECIAFGMRYRGYVRNYETERLNREGKRVLVNLTESFIRDRKGEIVGRSQILRDLTELKIKEQQIQHSERLATVGHMAAGVAHEVGNPLTAISSLVQLCQRKTQEPFVQEQLAKVRSHIQRITKIVRDLVDFSRPSSLEARRVQVNTLIESSVGLMRHDARCRDVDFELDLSPELPPIICVPDQLQQVFVNLLLNAVDAMEGREEPRVEIATRVTEDHIELSVRDNGKGIPEEQQPRIFEPFFTTKEVGRGTGLGLSVSHGIITRMDGAIVVDSTPGEGALFTIRLPINDTQHEPTDTHSG
- a CDS encoding sigma-54 dependent transcriptional regulator, yielding MNRRILIADDETEIRESLSLLLEEEGYRCTTAADGTEAKKAIDEHSFDILICDLKMPGAGGIEVLEYLITHASETLAIIITAHATVDTAIQALRKGASDYILKPLDFEEVLIRIRNLLQQRDLLQQNKYLREQIDQEYNFNHIIGESEAMKKVYRMVERVSGATTNVLVTGPSGTGKELVARAIHFHGPRSGQPFIAINCGAIPENLVESELFGHMKGAFTGAESDKEGVFQVAHRGTVFLDEVAEIPLNLQVNLLRVIQEREVKPVGSNHPVSFDARIIAATNRNLQKEVDEGRFREDLYYRLNVVEIPLPTLSERQEDIPLLAHHFLKKYSDELKRDIKGIDSRAMGALISHAWRGQVRELENIIERAVLLGEGDYIGLEDLPRSLRESEDGAEQVDEASLDQAVQAFEKHHIQRVLNRTGGNKSEAARLLEIDPSTLYRKMERMGL
- a CDS encoding YceI family protein, which translates into the protein MSRQPDHPRERQWTRRLLLALLIPALAYALPVHAQQSGLGASGNIEIEEGGAVWIEGSASVVDYTCRAQRLSGEATVNLQEGAGGEEDVEITVSVPVRTLQCGKKAMNRDMYEALKSERFPLIRYRLLEADVADTLSVGTESPAGEGEGTWFSIRARGVLTIAGMSDTTETTVRGLQLDENRFRVKGSRELHMDTFGITPPSALMGLIRADKRLTVHFNLTVRLREGEG
- a CDS encoding YceI family protein, which translates into the protein MKNIILFFIAFMTAIASSAEAQNRNLVSGESSWMKISGTSTIHDWECEVQEVNGSLALDPAAEVPVTSLSFAVPVTSIESGKGAMNRKIYDALKRGDHPQIRFTLTDAAQTGGSGNTVTMDVTGDLQIAGVTRSVTLQVSGQQNANGWLFEGSYTMNMNDFEVSPPTAMLGTIRSGEEVTITFNLRVSNG
- a CDS encoding response regulator; protein product: MIINPRAILIVEKEPVMRESLSLILEDEGYRSLPAADAGEAMEHLDREQVDLVLLDLATGHACPESLFRKLRRRRPELPVLLVSQYDDHEVLVPLMRMGAAGYLFKPLDFEELIDLLPSYLAR